CCAAACCACTTCGGGGTCTCACTTGAGCTTCAAAACCAACAGGTAACTCTATAAAAAGTCCTGTTTTAATGATTGCACGATCAAGTGGTGCCAAGGTGATGGCTTCTGTTAAATGAGCACGAAGATCCATTCCTGCAGATGCCCCAGTTTCATAATGTGGCAACTCGTGATTAGATGTGTTAATTATTTGTATTTCCATTCAATGATATATTGTAGTGAGCTAACTGTTTTTATTATTTTTTATTGGAGATTATTTGTCTGATTTTTTCATTTTCAAGCTTATAAACTAATCCAAGAAAAATAAGCAATAGAATAATTCCAATAATTAGATTGCGGTCAAAGATATAAAATGATATGATAGACAAAAGAATAGACAGTCCAAGATAAAATCCAATTTTACGCATATTATACGGAATTGGATAGTGTTTTTTTCCAATCCAATATGACAATACCATCATGGTACCATATGCCATTACGGTTGCAATTGCCGATGCCATGTATCCCCAATACGGAATAGCAATGAAGTTTATGAGTAGGGTGATGATAGCACCTATTACGGATATAAAAGCACCATAGCGTGTTTTGTCTGTGACTTTATACCAAACCGATAAATTGTGATAAATACCTAAAAAGAAACTCGCTAAAATTAATAAAGGCACAACGGGCATAGCTTCCCAGTAGGCCTCATTTTGCACGATGAGTTCTTTCAATACGTCTGCAAATACGATTACGCCAAGTAGTATTATACTTCCTAAGATCACAAAATAATTGGTGATTTGAGCATATGCTTTTTGTGGATTTTCAGAATTTGAATGACTAAAGAAGAAGGGTTCTATTCCTAATCTAAAACCTGTAGCAAACAAGGTCATGAATACGGCTAATTTATAACATGCAGAATACTTGCCGACTTCTGATTTGGCTATGTTTTCTGGCAGTAATTTTTCTAATAAAATACGATCAAAAACTTCATTAACGGTGAATGCAATTCCGGCAATTAGTATGGGCCAGGCATATTTCATCATTTTTTGCCAAAGTACTTTATCAAAAATATAGTTGTTTTTAAAGTAGAGCTCTAACATTACCACTAGCGTAAAGGCACTAGCAATTAAGTTTGATATGAAAATGTACGAAATCTGATAGTCTGGTTTATACATCCATGCAATAGTACTAGACGGATTCTGTTCTACGATTTCTGGAAGGTAGATGAGAAAGAAAACATTCAGCCCTAAATTCATAGCAACATTCACAATTTTTATGAGGGCGTAGCGCATCGATTTTTCTGTGGCGCG
This genomic stretch from Cellulophaga algicola DSM 14237 harbors:
- a CDS encoding lipopolysaccharide biosynthesis protein gives rise to the protein MNPFKKLFKQTFVYGLATVLPRMLSFILVPIYTAVMPDTALYGEIAIIFSYIAIFNVFLAYGMETSFFRFFYKAEDKNKVISTSLISILASTTLFFVVAFILKNYLAVWSTIDVTYIKYAIYILALDALVIIPFSWLRATEKSMRYALIKIVNVAMNLGLNVFFLIYLPEIVEQNPSSTIAWMYKPDYQISYIFISNLIASAFTLVVMLELYFKNNYIFDKVLWQKMMKYAWPILIAGIAFTVNEVFDRILLEKLLPENIAKSEVGKYSACYKLAVFMTLFATGFRLGIEPFFFSHSNSENPQKAYAQITNYFVILGSIILLGVIVFADVLKELIVQNEAYWEAMPVVPLLILASFFLGIYHNLSVWYKVTDKTRYGAFISVIGAIITLLINFIAIPYWGYMASAIATVMAYGTMMVLSYWIGKKHYPIPYNMRKIGFYLGLSILLSIISFYIFDRNLIIGIILLLIFLGLVYKLENEKIRQIISNKK